The DNA sequence GAACTTTTGTCTACATTGATAAAGTATTGATGGAGATCATCAAGGCTTACGGTAGACCCATAATACAATTTGTTTTTATCAGGCAGTACCAGAGAATCATAGCTAACCCAATACATACTGTCTTTTTTAGTGATCAAAAGATCCCTGAAATGCCCGGGACCGCTGTTTTTTAAGACAATAGCTTTCTCTTGATGACCTGTCTTTTTGAAAATATCAGATAATGGATTATTACTTTCTGTTTTTCCTGAAGCTGTATTTTCGTAATAATACCAGCTGTAAGGTAACAGATTTCTTTTTTTGTTTAAATCATTTAAAACCAAAGAATAATCTTTGTAATTCTTAAGGCCATCTTTCTGAATCAAAGCTCGAAGCAGGTATTGATAATCCTCAATATTTCTGAATTCATGTTCTATGGATTCATATTTACGGAAAAAGGTTTTCTTTGCAAAATCATCGGTGTTTTTACGGCTGTCTTCAGTGATCAAAAGACTCAAAACAGCAAATGCTGCCACTGCAATCAGGCAGGCAGACAGAACGGCGATGTAAATGGATTTTTGGGATAAAGCGTGTTTAAAATTAATAGCCAAGTTTCTCTAAATTGTTGTTCTCCTACATATAAATTATTCGTTTGCAAAGGTATAACAAAGATTTCAGTACCGTAAAGTGAATTATTTTTATCTTTAAAACTACCATGAGCCAGCTTATTTGGGAACCAAAACATGTAACATAGTGCATTGATTCCTTAATGTTTTAAGTTAAAAACAAAAAAACTATATAAGCTTTAAGTCTTAAAGTTAGTTAATATCGTTATTCAGACCGTTAATTCAGCACTCTATATTTTTAAAATTAATTATCTTCGCCTACAAATCTTATTTGAAAATGAAGAAGATCATCTCCGGGATATCTATTTTTTGTGCCATCACTATTTCTGCTCAAGAAGCTATCCAGTTTCAGGAGCTGCCATTCAAGGATATTATTGCCAAAGCCAAAAAGGAAAAGAAATTGGTTTTCATTGATGCATATGCTTCCTGGTGTGGACCATGTAAAATGATGGAGAAAAATGTTTTCACCCAGAAATCCGTGAGTGATTATTACAATACCAATTTCATCAATGCAAGATTTGATATGGAAAAAGGAGAAGGCAGAGACATCGCTTCCAAATTTGGAGTACGTTCCTATCCTACTTATCTTTTCCTGAACGGTGAAGGAGAGCTTGTGTCGAGAAATACCGGTTATATGGAAGAGAGCATGTTTGTGGCTATGGCTCAGGATATCAATTCACCGGGAAACAAAAAAGGATCTCTTAAAGATCGTTTTGCCAGTGGTGAAAAGGATCCGGAATTCCTGACCAATATTATGAAGCTGAATGCCAACTCAGATTATGATTTTGCCAAAAAAGCTTCCGAAAGATATTTTCAGAATAAAAAGAAAACCGAGGAACTTACAAAAGATGAAATCGGCTTTCTGCTCTATTTCGTAAAGTCGTCAGAAGATCCCAATTATACTGTTTTCGCATCCAGAAAAGCAGAAATCATTAAATTTCTTCCTGAAGAAACCTACAATGAATTTGATGCTCAGCTGAAATTGGGAAAAGTAGTAGAACAGTCTATTGATGATAAAAATAAAAAAATCAATGATGATTATTTTTTAAAGACTGCTGAACCATTGGTAGGAAAAGAAGCTGCTCTTAAAAAACTGAACCAGACTAAACTGAGCTATTATGAGCAGAACAGTAATTTTCCTGAATACGAAAAAGCGGCTTTAGACTATTATAAAAATTCTGATTCATTTGATCCTAATGAACTTTTAAGAGCTGCCTGGATATTTGCAGATCATGTGAAAACACCCTCTTCATTAAAAAAAGCTACAGAATGGGCAGAAAAATCTGTCATGAGAAGCGAAACCTCAGAAAACACTTATATTCTTGCCAAACTCTATAATCTTACAGGAAATAAGGAGATGGCAAAAAACTATGCTGAAATGTCTAAAAATATAGCAGTTCAGGGCAATAAGGATTCTCAACTTGCAGATGAATTATTAAAGCAAATAAAATAACACCACATACCGAATGAAATATAAATTATTAGCAGCAGGCATTTTAGCTTTCCTGTCAGCAGGCACAGTACGTGCTCAAGAACAGGAACAAGGAAGACAGGAGAAAAGTTTATACATAAAAGGAAATGCTTTATTTGCTCCGATAGGAATTTTAAACCTGGGAATAGAAAAACAAATAAGCCCAAAATATACGCTTCAGGGAGATGTTTTCATTTCACCATGGAAATCTTTCTCAGGACATGAATTACAGTTTTATTCTGTATCTGCAGAAGGAAGATACTATTTTAATGAAGCTTTCAAGCACTGGTATGTAGGAGCCAACATAGGTTTTGCGGCCTACAATGCTTCAAAATGGAATTACTGGAATGATGATACTTTTGAAAACTGGAATGGAGAAACTCTCCGCAACTCTAATCTGTATCAAAGAGGATTCTCTGTTATGCTGGGGGTTACAGCAGGATATCAATTTCAGTTATCTGAACGATGGAATCTAGATATTTATGGAACCGTAGGAACATCACAAGGATTTTACAAGGGATATGACCGTACCACAGGAAGACGTTATGATTCTGCTGAGAAATTCAATAAAAGCGGTGAAATCATCCCATACAGAGGAGGGGTAATGATTTCTTATAAATTAAAATAAGACAATGAAGCTATTCGGAAAAAATCATATTATCATTTTAGTGATCACTTTTGTGATCCTTTTTTTAATGAACTATATCGGAAATGATCTTCCTGATAAATTGCAAAGAGCTTTAATGACTGCTTTTGCGGGAGTTGTTGGATTAACGATCGGGCTCTTTATATTGAATAAGGGCAGAAATGATAAAAATCCGCCCCAAAATTTTGATTAATTAATCTTCATACACCACATACCGGGTTCTGATCTTTTCGAAACTTTCCAGATCTGTTTTCCAGGAATTTTTAATTTCCTGAATTGATTTTCCATCAATGATCTGTTTTCTGAAACTATCAGTTCCGGAAAGGGTATCAAACCAAAGATTTTTAAGGAAGAAATCCTGCTGAGGATTTTTATAATTCTGATACGCTTTGATTACCCATTCAAGGTTGAGTTCTCTTAAGTCCTTCGGATATTCTGAAAGATTTTCGCCATAACACAGTTTTCCGTTCAGGAATGGATCTTTAGCACCATAGCTTGGCTTTGGTGTAAACTGGTAAGGAAGATTTTCCGTCCATGGAGAACCATAAATCTGGAAAGGCAGATCTGTTCCTCTTCCTACAGAAACCTGAGTTCCTTCAAAAAAACAAAGGCTTGGATATAAATTGATTGCTTTATCATTGGGTAAATTCGGAGAAGGTTTATCAAGCATCGGGTAACGTTGCTTTTTATGATAATTCTTCATCTGAATAAGGGTATATTTAGCCTGAACCCCATTTTTCAGCCATTTTTCTCCATTTACCATTTTTCCATACTCTCCTATTGTAAGCCCGTAAACTACAGGAACTTCATGCATTCCTACAAAACTTGCCCATTTTTTTCTCAATACAGGTCCGTCAGTATATCCGTCATGCGGATTGGGACGATCCAATACCATGATCTCAACATTATTTTCAGCACCTGCTTCCATCAGATAAGACAGAGTGGAAATATAGGTATAGAATCTTACTCCAACATCCTGGATATCAAAAATAACAATATCAATTCCGGCCAGCTGCTCAGGCTTTGGTTTTTTATTATTTCCATACAGGGAAACAATCGGGATCCCTGTTTTTATGTCTACACCATTTTTCACTTTTGCACCCGCATCAGCATCTCCTCTGAAACCATGTTCAGGAGCAAAAATCGATTTGATCTTTATTCCTTTTTTTACCAGAAAATCTACTAAATGAGTTTTGTCACTCATCAAACCCGTCTGGTTGGTTACTACCCCTATCGTCTTATTTTTTAAGAGTGGTAAATACATTTCAGGCTGGTCTGCCCCGGTTTTAAAATCCGATTGAACTTGAGTCTGGGAATAATATTGATTGAATACTCCTAAAAAAATTAGGCAAATCAGAAGTAAATTTTTAATTTTGAAATCTAAATTCATAAGCTTGAAATTTCCTTTATATTTCTCTAGAAAAATAGCATTTTCCAAAGATAACAAAAATAACCTTTCAAGGGTTATCATCTTCATTGGCAGGCTTTCCGTAGCATTGGGGATTATTGTTTCCTTAATTACCGTAGCCACCGGTTTTGGTTCAAAAAAAGCTATTAAAGAGAGGCTGGCAGATTTCAGCGGACACATTACGGTAAGATCAACGCGCTCAAATTCCTCTTATAATACTTCCGTACTTGATAATCAGGGACTCAATATTGCAAAAATAAAAGAACTTCCCGATGTGGAAAGTATTCAGAAATATGTTACGGTTACCGGAATTATGCGTAATGAACACAATTTTGCGGGAATTATATTCAAGGGAATCGGAAAAGATTTTGACAGTTTACGATTTAAAAAATTCCTTATCGCCGGTACTACGCCGAAAGTTACTGAGAAAGGCTTCAACAATGACGTTGCTATTTCGCAAAAAGTAGCCAATGATCTACATCTTAAAGTAAATGACAGTATTGTTACGGTATTTTTAAAAGCTGATCAAAAACCACTTTACCGTAAATTCAGAGTAATCGGAATTTACAGAACTGATATCAAGCTCATTGACGAACAATTTGTTATTGGCGGTATTAATCATGCAAGAAAAATTCAGGATATGAAGCCTGATGAAATTGGTGGTATAGATATCTTCCTGAAGGATGTAAATGATATCGATAAAGATTTTCCTGACATTGAAAAATTGATCGGCTATAAAAACTACGCTGAAAAAGCTACTGAGAAATTCCCGCAGATCACGGACTGGATCAGTATTTTTGACACGAATATAGCATTGATCATTATCATCATGCTGATTGTAGTGGTTATCAATATCATCATGGTTCTTCTTATTCTTATTATTGAAAGAACAAATTCTATTGGTCTTCTTAAAACATTGGGTGCAAGCAATTCACAGATAAGAGCTACCTTCATCAATTATACCCTGATCATTATGATTCCGGGGCTTTTGTATGGAAATGCTATCGGACTGGGACTTATTTTGATCCAGAAATTCTTTGGAGTCATAAAGCTTAACCCGGAAAACTATTATGTAAGTACAGTTCCGGTAGACCTTAATCCTATCGCAATTATTTCGATCTCGTTGGGAATTCTTCTTATTTCAGGATTGGCTTTAATTATTCCTAGTTACCTGATCAGCAAGATTTCTCCTGTGAAAGTTATTAAGTATAACTAAATTGATAATTGAAAGTTATTCGTTGTCTTTCAAGGGTTTTTGACTTTATCCACAACTTATCCACACGTTATCCACAGCGCAGATAATTTTAAAAGCCTTATCTTTGCGCCGCATATAAAACATTTATGAAATACGCAAAAAATATCCTTGAAACTATAGGTAACACGCCGCTGGTAAAGCTTAACAAAGTATTAGGTGAAGATTTCCCGGCATTGGTATTAGCAAAAGTAGAGACCTTCAATCCTGGAAACTCAGTAAAGGACAGAATGGCTCTTAAGATGATAGAAGATGCCGAAAAAGACGGCAGATTAAAACCTGGAGGAACCATCATTGAAGGAACTTCCGGAAATACAGGAATGGGATTGGCACTGGCAGCCATCATCAAAGGCTACAAATGTATTTTTGTAACCAATTCCAAGCAGTCAAAAGAAAAGTGTGATATTCTTCGTGCTGTAGGAGCTGAGGTAATTGTCTGCCCTACTGACGTAAAACCTACTGACCCGCGTTCTTATTACTCAGTATCCAAAAGACTGGCAAAAGAAACGGAAAACGGATGGTATGTTAACCAATATGACAACTTATCCAACAGAGCGGCTCATTATGAGTCTACAGCTCCTGAGATCTGGGAACAGACTGAAGGAAACCTGACTCACTTTGTGGTAGGAGCCGGAACAGGAGGTACCATTACAGGATGCGGAACTTTCTTCAAAGAGAAGAATCCAAACATCAAAGTAATTGGTGTGGATACCTACGGTTCTATTCTGAAAGAATTCCACGAAACTGGTGAACTTCACTACGATCATGCTTACACTTACATTACAGAAGGTATCGGGGAAGATATTATTCCTGAAAACTATGACATGTCTGTAATTGATCATTTTGAAAAAGTTACAGATAAAGACGGTGCCATCTATGCTAGAAAACTGGCTAAGGAAGAAGGAATTTTCTGTGGATATTCTGCAGGAAGTGCTATTGCTTCTTTGATTCAGATGAAAGATCAGTTCACTAAAGATGATGTGATCGTCGTTTTACTTCATGACCATGGTTCAAGATATGTAGGAAAAATCTACAATGACGAATGGATGAAAGAAATGGGTTGGCTGGAAGAAAATAAAGAAGGGTAATAAACCACCTTACAGATCATAAAAAAACGGAACAAAATTTTGTTCCGTTTTTTATTTTTATTGCTTGATGTTTTCCTTTAATTTACTTTTAAGAAAACTGTATTCCTTCTCACTCATTGCTTTTCTGGGAAACATATAGTTGTATTTTCCTTCAAGGGAAATAAATTCATTGTTGCTGTCAAAATATTCAAAATCTTTCCATTCACTCGTTTCTTTCTCCCCATCAATATTCACTGTGAAAAAATTCTGATCAAATCTTATTTCATATACTTTACACTTTTCCAGAACATTTAAATAGTGATTCACCTGTTTTTTCCATCTCGAAACTTTATTGACACTCACTGACAGAAAAACAGCGCAAAGCAAAAATATAAAACTCAAAAAATATAAGATCCCCTGACTTTCTTTGCTCAGTTGATCTTTCAAAAGAAAAACGATGAAAACAATCACTGCAGCTACAATAGTGGCAATGGTTTTACTTTTCGTTGTAGATGAAAAAAGCAGACTTCCCTGATTACCGCTAAAATAAATATCTTCAAAAATCTTTCTGTCAGGTTTTAGTGTAATCACCTTTTCTTCATTCATAATTATAGAGTTGCTTTAAAAAGCTACAAAACTAAACTAAATATCTTCATATTGATCACTTATTGCCGAAAGTTTATTCATCAGCTCCCTGTTTCTGCGGTTTAGTGCATCCAGTTTTTTCAGCATATTGTGAATCACTTCAAGACCGGGAAGATTGACTTCGAGATCATAATACCAGTTGGCAAATTTTTCCAGATCGGGCAGATCATCATACATCAGATAATGGATATTGTCTTCAATCTGTATATTCAGCAGCCCATAGTCTACAAGCTCATCAAAAAAAGTGATTTCTATATTATAGATTCTTACGAGTTCTTCCCGTGATATTCTTTCACTCATAGCTTAGGAATTTTTAAGTTGTTCAAAAAGTTCTTTCTGCTTCTCGGTAAGGTTGATTGGCAGTTTCACTTCGTAGGTTACAAAAAGATCTCCGTGTTCTCCTTCTTTTTTATAGACAGGAAAGCCTTTTCCTTTCAATCTTACGGTGATTCCTGTTTGGGTTTCAGGTTTTACTTTAAGCTTTACACTCCCTTCCAGAGTATTTACATTCACTTCTCCTCCTAAAACAGCGGTATACAGATCAATTGTTACCTTGGTTTTCAGGTCATCCCCGATTCTTTCAAAATCCGGATCTGCTGGGATATTGAAGGTGATATATAAATCTCCGCTTGGCCCTCCGTTTATCCCTGGATTTCCATGTCCTTTCAGTTTGATCTGCTGTCCGTCATATACTCCTGCAGGAATTGTGATTCTGACTTTCTTTCCATTAATATCAAAAGTTTGTGGATGGGTTTTCGCGGCATCTCTCAGATTCAGATTCAATTCTGCTTTTATATCCTGGCCTTTAAATTTTCCGGAAGCCCTTCCTCTTGAACTTTTACCAAATCCACCGCCTGCTCCACCGAACATATTCTGGAAGAAATCTGAAAAATCTTCTCCTTCACCAAAATCAGCACCGGAGAATCCGCCGCCATAACTTTGCTGCTGATATTGTCTTTGCTGTTGCTGTTGAGCTTTTTCGTATTCTTCGCCGTGTTTCCAGTGTTCTCCGTACTTGTCGTATTTAGATCTGTTTTCCGGATTGCTGAGCACTTCATTGGCTTCATTCAATTCTTTGAACTGTCTTTCTGCTTCCTTATCATCAGGGTTCAGATCGGGATGAAGTTTCCGGGCCTGTTTCCGGTAGGCCTTTTTAATATCATCCTGTGTTGCGTTTTTATCTACGCCTAAAATTTTATAGTAATCTATATAAGCCATAGAAATGAGGTTTACCCAAATTTATGAAATTTAGGTCTGAAAATTGTATAACAAAATGTTAAAAATAAACCTATCTTTGATAAAAAGCACCACATGAAAGAGGTACTGAAAAACTACTCCGGAATCATATTTTTACTTTTAGGAATCACTATTGGAAGCATCATTGGAATTGTTGCTCCCGGTTTTGTGGAATATATAAAACCTCTGGGGGATATTTTTCTTAATCTTCTTTTTGTGAGTGTAGTTCCTTTGGTATTTTTTGCTGTGTCCAATTCTATTTCTTCTTTGGAGCAACAGTCTAAATTTGGAAAGATCATTCTGGTGATGTCTCTTACTTTTTTATTCTTTATTCTCACGGCAGCAGTTTTTACGATCTGTGCAGTTTATCTTTTCCCGGTTTCAGGAGTATCAGGGAGTTCTGAAATTATTTCTGAAGCAGCAAATGATGATACATGGGGCAATAGAATTGTAAGTTTCTTTACAGTGGGAGAATTCACTGAGCTATTCTCAAGAAGGAATATGCTTGCTCTTTTGGTATTTGCATTTCTGACAGGATTTGCGGCCAGAAAAACAGGTGAAAAAGGGCAGCCATTCAGGGTTTTTATTGCTTCAGGATATGAAGTAATGAAAGAACTACTTTTATTGGTCATGAAACTGGCTCCTATTGGTTTGGGTGCTTACTTTGCCTATCAGGTGGCTACTTTAGGTCCCCAGCTTTTTGGATTTTATGCTAAACCTTTAGGATTGTATTATGTTGCAGGAGTTATTTACTTTCTGGTCTTCTTTTCTATTTATGCTTTTATGGCAAACGGACAGAAAGGAGTCAAAAGTTTCTGGACCAACGCAATCTACCCTACTCTTACAGCCATAAGCACCTGCAGCAGTTTTGCCACCATGCCTGCCAATTTACAGGCAGCATCCAAGATCGGAATTCCCAACTCTATTGCCAATCTGGTGATTCCTATCGGGACTACCCTGCATAAAAACGGATCTTCAATGTCTTCAATCATTAAGATCTATGTGGCATTTTTAATCATTGGAAAGGATTTTTTTGATCCTGCCAACCTGCTTTTGGCTTTGGGAATCACTGTATTTGTCAGCATTGTGGCTGGTGGTATTCCTAATGGCGGATATATTGGTGAAATGCTGATGATTTCTGTTTACAAACTGCCTCAGGAAGCTATTCCCGCGGTAATGATTATCGGGACTTTGGTAGATCCTTTAGCTACAGTCCTGAATGCTGTAGGAGATATAGTGGCAGCCATGTTTGTCAACCGGTTTGTGAAAGTCTGATTGCATTTAACTATTTTCTATTAACCCATGAACTCATTTTTCAAAAGCATTGGCCTCTACAACAACCTCACTATTGATCTCAATATCAACAGTGCGGAACTTACAAAGAGATTAATGAAAGTAACTTATAAAACCAATACAGCTTTCATATCATTAGAAAAAGATGCTACAATTCCTACACGGTTTGAATACCGGGGAATGATTGATACCAACAGCTTTACAATCAAAAGAAGAGGAAGGCTATTTGATATGAACAGAAGTAATCCTGTATTACGTGGAACTATTTCTGGTAAAAATGGTACATCATCCGTATCTGTAGAATTTTTTCCATCAGGATTTCAGATCTTGAACTGGATTTTCATTCTGTGTTTTTGCTTTGTGATAACATATGCCAATATAACAGGTGATAAACAAGACGTTATGTTCGCGGTAGTTGCTTCGGTAATAGCAATCACTCAATATTTTATCTTAAAAAGAGGAATTTCGAGAGGGAAATATGAATTTGAAAGAGAGCTTATCTATATTGCTCAAAAGCCTTAAGCCAATTTCAGACCAAAGGTTCTATTCACTGCGTTTTACGGGTTCCAGGTTTTCATATTCATCGGGAGTGAAAAGTCTGTAATGAACTTTAAAGGTTTTTCCCAAAGGAGTTTCCAGAGAGAAACCACCAGGTCCGAATCCATCTGTAACATCTAATGTAAAATGTGAATATTTCCAGTATTCAAAAAGGTCACGGTCTATCCAGAACTCATATCCATTGATCGTTCCGATCATGGCATCATTCATCCGGGGGAAAAATCCTCCTTTTTCAAAACATTGCGGCTGTGTGCCTTCGCAGCATCCTCCTGCCTGGTAAAACATGAGTGGACCGTATTGTTCTTCCAGTTTCCGGATCACTTCAAATGCCTGTTCTGTTGCAGAAAGTCTGGATATTTTTGCTTCCATTATTTTTATTTTAGCTTACTAGAAACCTTATTGTTATAAAAAATCCCGGCAGGTAAATTCAGCCGGGATCAGCAACACATCATCAATTAATTTGAGCCGGCAATATCCAAAACGATTCTGCCGTCAATCTGTCCTTTTTTCATTTTATCGAATACATCATTGATATCTTCAAGTTTTGCGGCAGTAACGGTTGCTTTTACCAATCCTTCATTGGCAAAATCCAACGCTTCCTGCATGTCTTTACGGGTTCCTACGATAGAACCTCTCACGGTGATCCTTTTTAAAACCGTTTCAAAAATCGGAAGTTCAAAAGAGCCGGGAGGAAGACCGTTCAGAGCAATAGTTCCTTTTCTTCTCAAAACATCTATTCCCTGTTTAAAAGCAATAGGTGAAACAGCTGTAATCAATGCACCGTGCATCCCACCGACTTCTTTATGTAAATATTCTCCGGGATCTGTGTTCTTTGCATTAACTACAAGATCTGCTCCTAATTTCTTTGCCAGTTCAAGCTTATCATCTGCCACATCAATGGCTGCAACATGCATTCCCATTGCTTTTGCATATTGAACGGCTACATGTCCCAATCCACCAATTCCCGAAATGGCTACCCATTCTCCAGGTTTTGTCTCTGTTTCCTTCAATCCTTTATAAACCGTTACTCCGGCGCATAAAATAGGAGCAATCTCCAGAAAGTTAACGTCAGACTTCAAATGTCCTACATATCTTGAGTCTGCAATAACGTATTCTGCAAAACCACCATCTACACTATAACCTCCGTTTTTCTGAGCTTCACAAAGGGTTTCCCATCCTGTGATACAGTAATCACAACATCCACAAGCACTGTACAGCCAGGGAACTCCTACCGCATCTCCTTCTTTTACAAAAGCTTCGGGTCCGCAGGCTACTACAATACCTACTCCTTCATGTCCGGGAATAAGAGGCATCTTGGGTTTTGCAGGCCAGTCACCATCTACAGCATGTAAGTCTGTATGACAAACCCCGCAGGCTATTACTTTGACTAGGACTTCATATCTTCCGGGTGCTCTTACGGGTACTTCTTCAATTTTCAAGGGTTGACCGTAGCCTTGAACTACCGCCGCTTTCATTGTTTTTGGGATCATATTTTATTTTTTTGATAGAGTTATTTTGGGTATTAGTTTTTATCACCAGAGGTAATTGACAGCTCTCAGTTTTTGTGCTGTCTTTATAAGTCAATAATGATGTAGAATATGTAGATCAAAAGACTGATATTTCTCTGCGTGAGGGATAGTAAGGGCGGCGAGGAACGAGCCGGTGCGGAATGAAATGGAGCACCGAAACGAAGTGCAGCCCTGCATAGCCCGACCGTTTTGCCCTGGAAAAGCCAAGGCAATCGGGCACGTCCTAAATAATATTAAAAGAAACCTAACTTATTCTTGTTATAAGAAATCAGCATGTTTTTGGTTTGGCGGTAATGATCAAGCATCATCTTATGATTTTCTCTTCCGATTCCTGATTGTTTGTAACCTCCGAAAGGTGCTCCTGCAGGGTAAGAGTGATATTGGTTGACCCATACTCTTCCGGCTTCTATCTGACGGGGAATATTGTACAGCTGGTGAGCATCTCTTGTCCAAACGCCTGCACCAAGCCCATAAATGGTATCATTGGCAATTTTCACTGCGTCTTCTTCATCTTTGAAAGTGGTAAATGCCAGCACCGGACCGAAAATTTCCTCCTGGAAGATTCTCATTCTATTGTTTCCTTTGAAAATCGTCGGCTGAATGTAGTATCCGTCTTCCAAATCCTCTCCAAGATGGTTAACATCTCCTCCTACCAGAACTTCAGCCCCTTCTTCTATTCCCAACTGGATATAGGAAAGGATTTTATCTTTCTGAATCTTTGAAGCCTGAGCTCCCATCATCACGGTTTTGTCCAGTGGATTTCCTACTTTGATGGCTTTTACTCTTTCGACTACCCTTTCAATAAAGGCATCTGCAATATCTTCCTGAACGAGTAATCTTGAAGGACATGTACAAATTTCTCCCTGATTAAGGGCAAAAAGAACGGCTCCTTCTATCGCTTTATCTAAAAATTCATCATCAGCATCCATTACAGAGTTAAAGAATACATTTGGTGATTTTCCTCCTAATTCCAATGTCACAGGAATGATATTTTCTGTTGCATACTGCATCACCATACGTCCTGTAGCAGTAGAACCTGTAAATGCTGCTTTTGCCACTTTCGGATTGGTCACCAGAGCTCTTCCAAGTTCTGCTCCGAACCCGTTAACAATATTGATAACACCAGCTGGTAAAAGGTCTCCGATCAGTTCCATCAAAACCATAATGGAAACAGGGGTACTTTCTGCAGGTTTTAAAACTACACAGTTTCCAGCTGCTAAAGCCGGAGCCAGTTTCCAGACAGCCATGAGTATCGGGAAATTCCATGGGATGATTTGTGCAATTACTCCAAGGGGTTCATGAACGATAAGAGATACGGTATCTTTATCCAGTTCGTTATGAGATCCTTCATCTGCACGGATAACAGAGGCGAAATATCTGAAATGGTCGATAGCCAAAGGTAAATCTGCAGCCAGTGTTTCTCTCACTGCTTTCCCATTATCTATGGTTTCTACGGTAGCAAGGTAT is a window from the Chryseobacterium indologenes genome containing:
- a CDS encoding dicarboxylate/amino acid:cation symporter codes for the protein MKEVLKNYSGIIFLLLGITIGSIIGIVAPGFVEYIKPLGDIFLNLLFVSVVPLVFFAVSNSISSLEQQSKFGKIILVMSLTFLFFILTAAVFTICAVYLFPVSGVSGSSEIISEAANDDTWGNRIVSFFTVGEFTELFSRRNMLALLVFAFLTGFAARKTGEKGQPFRVFIASGYEVMKELLLLVMKLAPIGLGAYFAYQVATLGPQLFGFYAKPLGLYYVAGVIYFLVFFSIYAFMANGQKGVKSFWTNAIYPTLTAISTCSSFATMPANLQAASKIGIPNSIANLVIPIGTTLHKNGSSMSSIIKIYVAFLIIGKDFFDPANLLLALGITVFVSIVAGGIPNGGYIGEMLMISVYKLPQEAIPAVMIIGTLVDPLATVLNAVGDIVAAMFVNRFVKV
- a CDS encoding DUF779 domain-containing protein, which encodes MEAKISRLSATEQAFEVIRKLEEQYGPLMFYQAGGCCEGTQPQCFEKGGFFPRMNDAMIGTINGYEFWIDRDLFEYWKYSHFTLDVTDGFGPGGFSLETPLGKTFKVHYRLFTPDEYENLEPVKRSE
- the adhP gene encoding alcohol dehydrogenase AdhP, with the translated sequence MIPKTMKAAVVQGYGQPLKIEEVPVRAPGRYEVLVKVIACGVCHTDLHAVDGDWPAKPKMPLIPGHEGVGIVVACGPEAFVKEGDAVGVPWLYSACGCCDYCITGWETLCEAQKNGGYSVDGGFAEYVIADSRYVGHLKSDVNFLEIAPILCAGVTVYKGLKETETKPGEWVAISGIGGLGHVAVQYAKAMGMHVAAIDVADDKLELAKKLGADLVVNAKNTDPGEYLHKEVGGMHGALITAVSPIAFKQGIDVLRRKGTIALNGLPPGSFELPIFETVLKRITVRGSIVGTRKDMQEALDFANEGLVKATVTAAKLEDINDVFDKMKKGQIDGRIVLDIAGSN
- a CDS encoding aldehyde dehydrogenase family protein — encoded protein: MSTITEPRSATLLQRPEFKSRYDNYIDGKFTPPVKGQYFDVVSPVDGKNFTQVAHSSKEDLELAVDAAEKAFRTWKNTSSTERSIILNKIADRIEQNLEYLATVETIDNGKAVRETLAADLPLAIDHFRYFASVIRADEGSHNELDKDTVSLIVHEPLGVIAQIIPWNFPILMAVWKLAPALAAGNCVVLKPAESTPVSIMVLMELIGDLLPAGVINIVNGFGAELGRALVTNPKVAKAAFTGSTATGRMVMQYATENIIPVTLELGGKSPNVFFNSVMDADDEFLDKAIEGAVLFALNQGEICTCPSRLLVQEDIADAFIERVVERVKAIKVGNPLDKTVMMGAQASKIQKDKILSYIQLGIEEGAEVLVGGDVNHLGEDLEDGYYIQPTIFKGNNRMRIFQEEIFGPVLAFTTFKDEEDAVKIANDTIYGLGAGVWTRDAHQLYNIPRQIEAGRVWVNQYHSYPAGAPFGGYKQSGIGRENHKMMLDHYRQTKNMLISYNKNKLGFF